TACAGCCAATTACCGAATCAATGAAGTGAGCAGTGTGAAAGGTGGTTATTCCAGAAACACCCAGAATCTTCACCTTCTCAGCAACAGCAGCAGTGGGAATCCTACCGATCAGTGGATTGGAAGCAGCTATTCTGTAAAACCTGAGATTGCAGATCAGATCAGTGTAGGATACAGCAGAAATTTCAATAATAACAATTATGAAGTGAATGCTGAGATCTATTATAAATCCATGCAAAATCAGATCGACTTCAAAAATGGTGCTCAGATTGGGTTCAGTACTGCAGCAGATGTGGAAAGTGAATTACTATTTGGAAAAGGAAGGGCTTACGGACTTGAACTTATTGCCAAAAAGAAAAGTGGAAAGCTAACAGGCTGGATCTCCTATACCCTATCTAAAACGGAAAGAAAGATTGATGGAATTAATGATAATCAATGGTACAACGCCAGAATGGATAAAACCCATGATTTGTCTATTGTAGCGACTTATCAACTTAACCCAAGGTGGACTCTTTCCGGATTGTTCCTTTATAGCACAGGAAATGCAGTGACCTTCCCTGTCGGAAAATATGAACTTAACGGGCAGACCATATTCCAATATAACAGTAGAAATGCTGACAGAATGCCTGCTTATCACAGAATGGATCTTAGTGCTACTTATGAACCGGAATCGAATAAGCGCTTCCGCGGATCATGGACATTCGGAATTTATAACCTGTACGGTC
This is a stretch of genomic DNA from Chryseobacterium tructae. It encodes these proteins:
- a CDS encoding TonB-dependent receptor plug domain-containing protein; the encoded protein is MGNAVYINDDFKATEKLTINYGMRLSLFSVLGGDTFNTYENGILTGSQYLEKGKFGKTYTNLEPRITANYRINEVSSVKGGYSRNTQNLHLLSNSSSGNPTDQWIGSSYSVKPEIADQISVGYSRNFNNNNYEVNAEIYYKSMQNQIDFKNGAQIGFSTAADVESELLFGKGRAYGLELIAKKKSGKLTGWISYTLSKTERKIDGINDNQWYNARMDKTHDLSIVATYQLNPRWTLSGLFLYSTGNAVTFPVGKYELNGQTIFQYNSRNADRMPAYHRMDLSATYEPESNKRFRGSWTFGIYNLYGRENAYTITFEDNPNNPGTTRAMQTSLFRWVPNITYNFKF